The DNA region GATTCCGATCATGCTGTCCCTGCTCATTAATGAAGTGCGCAGCAGCAAATACCGCAAGTATGTGCAATCCGTCGTTTATCTGCCGCACTTTCTGTCCTGGGTCGTTATCGCGGGGATCTGGATCAGCCTGCTGAATCCGGCGGACGGCGGGGTCAATCTGATTGCGAATTTCTTTCAATTGCCGTCGGTCGATTATATGACCAGCAAGGAGCATATCCGCTGGGTGCTTGTTTTCTCCGAAATTTGGCGGAGTGCTGGCTGGGATTCCATCATTTATCTGGCCGCGATCATGAAGATCAGCCCGGGATTATACGAGGCCGCGAAAATCGACGGTGCCACCCGGCTGCAGCAGATGCGGTACATCACGCTTCCTCATTTGTACAGCACAATTGTAACCGTCTTCATTCTGAATCTAGGATTTTTCATGAATGCGGGCTTCGACCAAGTGTTTAACTTTATGAACGATTCCATCATCAGCGTGGTGGACATTCTGGACACCTATGTATACCGGATCGGTATCGGAAACGGGCAGTTTGCGTATGCAACCGCGGCTAGTCTATTTAAAGGCGTCATCGGGATTGTCCTCATCCTGGGCACGCATTTCATTTCGAAACGCATCTCGGGCAAGGGCGTCTGGTAAAGGGGGAGAACGATGAGACGGCTGGAGTTATCGAAAATCGTCATTTATGTCTTGCTGTTCCTGTTCACGCTCATGGTGCTGATTCCCA from Paenibacillus ihbetae includes:
- a CDS encoding ABC transporter permease, which encodes MKVLRRLRQDWVLYAMLALPLLYFFIFHLIPLYGMKLAFQDYRILGDHVWVGWKHFKTLFSSPAFTSVLENTIIISLMKIIFVFPIPIMLSLLINEVRSSKYRKYVQSVVYLPHFLSWVVIAGIWISLLNPADGGVNLIANFFQLPSVDYMTSKEHIRWVLVFSEIWRSAGWDSIIYLAAIMKISPGLYEAAKIDGATRLQQMRYITLPHLYSTIVTVFILNLGFFMNAGFDQVFNFMNDSIISVVDILDTYVYRIGIGNGQFAYATAASLFKGVIGIVLILGTHFISKRISGKGVW